From Triticum urartu cultivar G1812 chromosome 2, Tu2.1, whole genome shotgun sequence, a single genomic window includes:
- the LOC125535589 gene encoding paramyosin-like, which produces MRRFFFFGSPTPKDGNGDGTPGDDGKSKNRSKKPLEEGEGSCNSSSRSHDHGARMSRSRSRRGRLSNEEPANPKQLRRCMSFSSAAANSGLKERSFSFSGDVPGSFYDESDVPHQAEDVNHYAWSPERHPVLRESSVKVPKPCSVLETDSPRSRCYSCSTGHSPPTSPVALRCRSTRLGSLLNKNEVLDRYIDGEQEAAIQNEKLRQNSPTRSVVSNSRRPPRPHYTMPSLQKSMKENVETYPNVDAKDAYGSKNHASVLDDFGRFPHLEDYRSESIPSVEDIYEDFQDMQPSKVIHDAPQYFHDHDLDFAPEGQETDDKLLQRAKEIEERFIIPSGDNHQLNMSRYKRLSSNEMFQLIQCLTEDRKQLADELSSQIKARLAERFNAKEKYKQSVKELEIRTRRLEKEKTEVQSTLEREIDRRSNDWSARLLRFQSEEERLRERVRELAEKNVSFQRELTSLEAYKVDASDKVASLEKQNMELTDELEKVKNEHNNLHNSSIELHAQFSKATEEKEHIRGFLKDKEGDNKALHQVVARLQTICNEQEKTIAGLRQGFSAELDKESVWSSSERKNRMQMELIRLSGVEQKLRGEVQSCRLEVESLRQENIALLNRLQSTENGSSFSSIRLGQELQAKVDNLQTQGLSLLDKSSQLCTKLLDLVKCRRHESEHDSDIDALDYTLELQSIKGGIGNLKQSLRATSAVLAEKQNLKERSGEAAVGGSPLMEETDEVNFEFKLKEEALLNRVLKEALLSKELDIEQLRSDVASLLRIQVVMRNEVQRVQDELSCITHKAKHLELQGSKKDESIDQIQQDFQESAKELSALRGQLKIVTDERDLSWQEAKQLRKTTSMMQNEVASLKKKIESLEEDILVKEGQISILQDNVYKPPLDFICSPRTMKQFGME; this is translated from the exons ATGCGAAGATTCTTTTTCTTCGGGTCCCCCACCCCGAAGGACGGGAATGGCGATGGGACGCCAGGCGACGATGGCAAGAGCAAGAACAGGAGTAAGAAGCCACTGGAGGAAGGCGAGGGTAGTTGCAACTCCAGCTCCAGGTCCCATGACCACGGCGCAAGGATGTCTAGGTCGAGAAGCCGCCGTGGAAGGCTGAGCAACGAGGAGCCAGCCAATCCAAAGCAGCTCAGGAGGTGCATGTCGTTCTCATCCGCCGCCGCCAACAGTGGCCTGAAGGAACGGAGCTTTAGCTTCTCCGGCGATGTCCCTGGTTCTTTCTATGACGAATCTGATgtgcctcaccaggccgaagatgTCAA TCACTATGCCTGGTCACCAGAAAGGCATCCAGTCTTAAGAGAATCCTCAGTAAAGGTTCCAAAACCATGTTCAGTCCTGGAAACTGATTCTCCTCGTTCAAGATGCTATTCATGCTCAACAGGGCACTCCCCTCCTACCTCTCCTGTTGCCCTACGATGCAGGTCTACGAGGCTAGGCAGTTTATTGAACAAGAATGAAGTGCTAGACCGATACATTGATGGAGAGCAGGAGGCTGCCATCCAAAATGAGAAGCTGAGGCAGAACTCTCCCACTAGATCTGTGGTTTCGAATTCAAGACGTCCGCCTCGACCCCATTATACAATGCCATCTTTGCAAAAATCAATGAAAGAGAACGTTGAGACCTACCCAAATGTGGATGCGAAGGATGCCTATGGAAGTAAAAACCATGCAAGTGTTCTGGATGATTTTGGGAGGTTTCCACATTTAGAAGATTACAGATCAGAAAGCATTCCATCTGTTGAAGATATCTATGAGGATTTCCAAGATATGCAACCTTCAAAAGTTATCCATGATGCCCCCCAATATTTTCATGATCATGACTTGGATTTCGCCCCAGAAGGGCAAGAAACTGATGATAAGTTGCTTCAAAGGGCAAAAGAAATTGAAGAGAGGTTTATAATTCCTTCTGGAGACAATCATCAGCTTAACATGTCCAGATATAAGCGATTAAGCTCAAATGAAATGTTCCAGTTGATTCAGTGTTTGACTGAAGACAGGAAACAGCTAGCAGATGAATTGTCTTCACAGATTAAGGCACGCCTTGCAGAAAGGTTTAATGCCAAAGAGAAGTACAAACAATCAGTGAAAGAACTTGAGATCAGAACTCGAAGGCTGGAGAAGGAGAAGACTGAAGTACAGAGTACTTTGGAGAGAGAGATTGACAGAAGGTCAAACGATTGGTCAGCCAGGCTGTTGAGATTTCAGTCTGAAGAAGAGAGACTGCGTGAACGGGTGAGAGAACTTGCTGAGAAAAATGTCTCATTTCAGAGAGAACTCACTTCTCTTGAAGCATACAAAGTTGATGCATCTGATAAGGTTGCAAGTTTGGAAAAGCAAAACATGGAACTAACTGATGAGCTAGAGAAAGTGAAAAATGAGCACAACAATCTCCACAATTCTTCAATAGAGTTGCATGCTCAATTTTCTAAGGCCACAGAGGAGAAGGAGCATATCAGGGGATTCTTGAAAGATAAGGAGGGTGATAACAAGGCATTGCACCAAGTGGTTGCAAGGCTACAGACAATATGCAATGAACAAGAAAAAACAATTGCTGGCTTGAGACAGGGATTCAGTGCTGAATTGGATAAGGAATCTGTTTGGTCCAGCAGTGAGAGGAAGAATAGGATGCAGATGGAACTCATCAGATTGTCAGGAGTGGAGCAGAAGTTGAGAGGTGAAGTTCAATCTTGTCGTCTTGAAGTAGAATCTCTTAGGCAAGAGAACATTGCACTCTTAAATCGTCTACAAAGCACTGAAAATGGATCAAGCTTTTCCTCAATTCGTCTTGGCCAGGAGCTTCAGGCTAAAGTGGACAACTTGCAGACACAAGGCTTGTCGTTACTTGATAAGAGTAGCCAACTTTGCACCAAATTGCTGGACCTTGTGAAATGCAGGAGGCATGAAAGTGAACATGACAGCGATATTGATGCATTAGATTACACACTGGAGCTCCAGAGCATCAAAGGAGGAATCGGGAATCTGAAACAAAGCCTGCGGGCAACCAGTGCTGTGCTTGCCGAAAAGCAGAATTTGAAAGAAAGATCTGGTGAGGCTGCAGTTGGAGGTAGTCCTCTCATGGAGGAGACAGATGAG GTTAATTTTGAATTCAAGCTGAAAGAAGAGGCTCTTCTGAATAGAGTACTGAAGGAGGCACTTTTGTCAAAGGAACTTGACATTGAACAGCTGCGGTCAGATGTGGCATCTTTGCTTCGTATCCAAGTTGTCATGAGGAATGAGGTCCAGAGAGTCCAAGATGAACTATCCTGCATCACCCACAAGGCTAAACATTTGGAGCTTCAG GGTTCGAAGAAAGACGAGTCCATCGACCAGATCCAGCAGGATTTCCAAGAATCTGCCAAGGAGCTAAGCGCGCTCAGAGGACAGCTGAAAATCGTGACCGATGAAAGGGACCTCTCGTGGCAGGAAGCGAAGCAGCTCCGCAAAACCACCAGCATGATGCAGAACGAGGTCGCGTCTCTAAAGAAGAAGATCGAGTCCCTCGAAGAAGACATCCTTGTCAAGGAGGGGCAGATCTCGATCCTACAGGACAACGTCTACAAGCCGCCGCTCGACTTCATCTGCAGCCCCAGAACGATGAAGCAGTTCGGCATGGAGTGA